From Thermoflavifilum aggregans, a single genomic window includes:
- a CDS encoding prephenate dehydratase — MRIAIQGFEGSFHQIAAQEYFHSRQLEILPCSTFSDVVRKVHRREVDRGVMAIENSLAGSILPNYQLLQRYELTIIGEIYLNIRQHLMMLPEYDLDDIREVHSHPMALLQCAEFLEKHPEWKLVETEDTALSARHLRQYRARHVAAIASKLAAEIYQLKIVAPNIHTMKKNYTRFLILSHDTQTNLPDGVNKSSISFQTDHTRGSLARVLVKIADGGINLSKLQSHPVPGSEWRYYFYVDMEFDHFSQFEAVIRDIEPLTRDLKILGVYQKGQTI; from the coding sequence ATGCGCATTGCTATTCAGGGGTTTGAAGGAAGTTTTCATCAGATTGCAGCTCAGGAATATTTCCATTCCCGCCAGCTCGAAATATTACCCTGCAGCACCTTTTCAGATGTAGTCAGAAAAGTGCATCGCCGGGAGGTGGATCGGGGTGTGATGGCCATTGAAAATTCCCTGGCGGGTAGCATTTTACCCAATTATCAATTGTTGCAGCGTTATGAGTTGACTATTATCGGTGAAATTTACCTGAACATCAGGCAACATCTGATGATGCTCCCTGAATATGATCTGGACGATATCCGGGAAGTACATTCGCATCCGATGGCATTGTTGCAATGTGCTGAGTTTCTGGAAAAACATCCGGAATGGAAGCTGGTGGAAACAGAAGATACGGCATTGAGTGCCCGCCACTTGCGCCAGTACAGAGCCCGGCATGTTGCCGCTATTGCCAGCAAACTTGCTGCTGAAATCTATCAGCTGAAAATTGTGGCTCCCAACATCCACACCATGAAAAAAAATTATACCCGTTTTCTGATTTTAAGTCACGATACACAAACCAATCTTCCCGATGGTGTGAATAAGTCTTCTATTAGTTTTCAAACCGATCATACGCGGGGAAGCCTGGCGCGGGTGCTGGTGAAAATTGCCGATGGCGGTATTAATCTTTCCAAATTGCAATCCCATCCTGTGCCTGGCTCAGAGTGGAGATATTATTTCTACGTGGATATGGAATTTGACCATTTTTCCCAGTTTGAAGCCGTAATCCGGGACATTGAACCTCTGACACGCGATTTGAAGATTTTAGGTGTTTACCAAAAAGGACAAACCATATGA
- a CDS encoding pyridoxal phosphate-dependent aminotransferase → MNKLSLAKRLQGTDEYYFSKKLREIEVLNQSGAQVINLGIGSPDLPPHPDVIATLAEQAARPEVHGYQSYRGAKALREAIAAFYRQWYGVVLDPESEILPLIGSKEGIVHISMTYLNEGDEVLVPDPGYPTYRAASQLAGAVCRTYALREDQGWLPDFEALSRIDLSRVKIMWLNYPHMPTGTLPTREFFEQCVDFASRHGILLCHDNPYSFILNDKPMSMLCVPGAKEVVLELNSLSKSANMAGWRVGMLCGQAGRISEVLRFKSNMDSGMFLPVQLAAAKALSLPASWYHSLNETYARRREKIWALLRQLGCTWNPRQAGLFVWAHIPAGWPDGFAFSDAVLHQGHVFITPGGIFGQQGKEYIRLSLCQPESVLEEALQRIQLTHLQIPETTRV, encoded by the coding sequence ATGAATAAGCTTTCACTGGCCAAGAGATTGCAGGGCACTGACGAATATTATTTTTCAAAAAAGCTTCGGGAGATCGAAGTTTTGAATCAATCCGGCGCACAGGTCATCAATCTGGGCATCGGCAGTCCGGATTTGCCACCGCATCCTGATGTAATAGCTACCCTTGCAGAGCAGGCAGCCAGGCCGGAGGTGCACGGGTATCAATCATATCGTGGAGCCAAAGCATTGCGGGAGGCCATAGCTGCATTTTACCGGCAATGGTATGGCGTGGTGTTGGATCCGGAATCAGAAATCCTTCCCCTGATAGGTTCCAAGGAAGGCATTGTGCATATCAGCATGACCTATTTGAATGAAGGTGATGAAGTACTGGTGCCTGATCCAGGCTATCCTACCTATCGGGCGGCATCACAGCTGGCAGGAGCCGTTTGCCGCACATACGCCTTGCGAGAAGATCAAGGCTGGCTGCCCGATTTTGAGGCTCTGTCCAGGATAGATTTGAGCAGGGTTAAAATCATGTGGCTTAATTATCCGCATATGCCTACCGGGACCCTGCCTACGCGTGAGTTTTTTGAACAATGTGTGGATTTTGCTTCCCGGCATGGTATTTTGCTTTGCCATGATAATCCCTACAGTTTTATTCTGAACGACAAGCCCATGAGCATGCTGTGTGTGCCCGGAGCAAAAGAGGTAGTCCTGGAGCTGAATTCCCTCAGCAAATCAGCTAACATGGCCGGATGGCGGGTGGGCATGCTTTGCGGACAGGCCGGTCGCATCAGCGAAGTACTGCGGTTCAAAAGCAACATGGATTCGGGAATGTTTCTGCCTGTGCAGCTGGCAGCGGCTAAAGCCTTGTCGTTACCTGCCTCGTGGTATCACAGCCTGAATGAAACCTATGCACGCAGGCGGGAAAAAATATGGGCATTGCTCAGGCAATTGGGTTGCACGTGGAATCCCCGGCAGGCGGGATTGTTTGTGTGGGCCCATATTCCCGCCGGCTGGCCGGATGGTTTCGCTTTCAGCGATGCAGTGCTGCATCAGGGACATGTTTTCATCACACCGGGCGGCATTTTTGGACAGCAGGGGAAAGAGTATATCCGATTGAGTCTTTGTCAGCCCGAATCTGTACTGGAAGAAGCTCTCCAACGAATTCAACTCACACATTTGCAAATTCCTGAAACTACACGCGTATGA
- a CDS encoding prephenate dehydrogenase: protein MKIAIVGIGLIGGSLALELRRTGIATRLIGVEANSRHASQALERKLVDEICELPDAIRKADMVVMAVPVNALLHLLPAVLDQTDRQIVVEVGSTKEKILQAVANHPRRGRLVASHPMAGTEYSGPEAAVEKLFCGKNVVLCNIDESDPDAVEQVKKMYETLGCRLIYMDAASHDLHAAYVSHISHITSFALALTVLEKEKEEKAIFDLASGGFASTVRLAKSSPDTWIPIFQQNRHNVLDVLYEHIHQLKRIKQMLVDEDYEGFYKLIQEANAIRKIIH, encoded by the coding sequence ATGAAAATAGCTATTGTAGGAATCGGGTTGATAGGTGGATCACTGGCGCTGGAGCTGCGAAGAACAGGGATCGCTACTAGGCTTATTGGCGTAGAGGCTAATTCCCGGCATGCATCCCAGGCATTGGAAAGAAAGCTGGTAGATGAGATTTGTGAACTCCCCGATGCCATCCGCAAAGCAGATATGGTGGTGATGGCCGTACCGGTGAACGCCCTGCTGCATTTGCTCCCTGCCGTACTGGATCAGACCGACAGACAGATTGTGGTGGAAGTGGGTTCAACCAAGGAAAAAATTCTTCAGGCTGTTGCAAACCACCCGCGCAGGGGCCGGCTGGTGGCATCCCATCCCATGGCAGGTACGGAATATTCAGGTCCTGAGGCTGCTGTTGAAAAATTGTTTTGTGGGAAAAACGTGGTGCTTTGCAATATTGATGAAAGTGATCCCGACGCCGTAGAACAGGTGAAAAAAATGTATGAAACATTGGGTTGCCGGCTTATCTACATGGATGCGGCTTCCCACGATCTGCATGCAGCTTATGTTTCTCATATTTCGCATATCACCTCATTTGCGCTGGCACTTACGGTGCTGGAAAAGGAAAAAGAAGAAAAAGCCATTTTCGATCTGGCAAGCGGAGGTTTTGCTTCAACGGTACGTCTGGCCAAAAGCTCGCCCGACACTTGGATTCCGATCTTTCAGCAAAACCGGCATAATGTGCTGGATGTGTTGTATGAACATATTCATCAGCTGAAACGCATTAAGCAAATGCTGGTGGATGAAGATTATGAAGGATTCTATAAACTTATCCAGGAAGCCAATGCGATCCGGAAAATTATTCATTGA
- a CDS encoding chorismate mutase, which translates to MEKVATAQSIWQKLQQKQPVIISGPCSAETEFQVLETAIRLAKTGKVDAFRAGVWKPRTKPGMFEGVGTEALQWLKKAREITGLPLIVEVATARHVEECLKEGIDMVWIGARTTVNPFSVQELADALQGTTIPVFIKNPLNPDLELWQGSIERLKKANIAHVGVIHRGFSNYGNTEYRNAPMWHIPIELKRRMPELPMLCDPSHICGRRDLLFEVAQKAINLDYDGLMIETHIDPDNAWSDAKQQITPERLAELLQQIEWRQETTEKEAFLNALAKFREQINHIDDEILTLLGNRMKIAEKIGIYKKENNITILQTNRWNEILEKALKKGEKLGLSKDFILKFYDAVHLESINRQHKVMMDYDHPQQTS; encoded by the coding sequence ATGGAAAAAGTTGCAACTGCCCAGTCCATCTGGCAGAAACTTCAGCAGAAACAACCGGTGATTATTTCCGGTCCATGCAGCGCCGAAACCGAATTTCAGGTGCTGGAAACTGCTATCAGGCTGGCCAAAACCGGCAAGGTCGACGCTTTCAGGGCAGGTGTATGGAAGCCACGTACCAAACCTGGCATGTTTGAAGGTGTGGGTACCGAAGCCCTGCAATGGCTCAAGAAAGCAAGAGAAATTACCGGGCTGCCGCTGATTGTGGAAGTGGCTACAGCCCGCCATGTGGAAGAATGCCTGAAGGAGGGCATTGACATGGTATGGATTGGTGCCCGTACCACCGTGAATCCGTTTTCCGTGCAGGAACTGGCCGATGCGCTGCAGGGAACAACCATTCCGGTTTTTATCAAAAATCCGCTCAATCCGGATCTGGAACTCTGGCAGGGAAGCATTGAACGACTGAAAAAAGCCAATATCGCCCACGTAGGTGTCATTCACCGGGGTTTCTCCAACTACGGCAATACGGAATACCGCAACGCGCCTATGTGGCATATTCCCATTGAACTGAAACGGCGCATGCCAGAACTGCCCATGTTGTGTGATCCCAGCCATATCTGCGGGCGTCGGGATCTGCTGTTTGAAGTAGCCCAGAAAGCCATTAACCTGGATTACGACGGGCTGATGATTGAAACCCATATTGATCCGGACAACGCCTGGAGCGATGCCAAACAACAAATCACGCCCGAGCGGCTTGCAGAGCTGCTTCAACAAATAGAATGGAGGCAGGAAACCACTGAGAAGGAAGCCTTTTTGAATGCGCTGGCCAAATTCCGGGAACAAATCAATCATATTGACGATGAAATCCTTACCCTGCTGGGCAATCGCATGAAAATTGCCGAGAAAATCGGGATCTACAAAAAGGAAAACAATATTACCATCCTGCAAACCAACCGCTGGAATGAAATCCTTGAAAAAGCATTGAAAAAAGGAGAAAAACTGGGTTTAAGCAAGGATTTTATCCTGAAATTTTATGATGCCGTGCATCTGGAATCTATCAACCGGCAGCATAAAGTAATGATGGATTACGATCATCCGCAGCAAACATCCTGA